In Rubrivirga marina, the following are encoded in one genomic region:
- a CDS encoding DUF4199 family protein, protein MPSKSQSVLLGAAVYTVAALITGFIAINGGTAGGYLASALCCVSALLGPFVAVWHYTSTNRLTIPAGTGAGMGAAAIALGGIVSYGITLLLQAINVYPSDTELMDRQREQLITQGLEPEQIEQAMQMGEMFQGVGGALLNLVIAALIGAVAGAIAASVFKKGAAVDELDAV, encoded by the coding sequence ATGCCCAGCAAGTCCCAATCCGTCCTCCTCGGCGCCGCGGTCTACACCGTCGCCGCTCTGATCACAGGGTTCATCGCCATCAACGGCGGGACCGCCGGCGGGTACCTCGCCAGCGCGCTCTGCTGCGTCTCGGCGCTGCTCGGCCCGTTCGTCGCCGTCTGGCACTACACCTCAACGAACCGGCTGACGATCCCGGCTGGGACCGGCGCCGGGATGGGGGCCGCGGCCATCGCCCTCGGCGGGATCGTGAGCTACGGGATCACGCTCTTGCTCCAGGCCATCAATGTGTACCCGTCCGACACAGAGCTGATGGACCGCCAGCGGGAGCAGCTCATCACGCAGGGGCTCGAGCCCGAGCAGATCGAGCAGGCGATGCAGATGGGTGAGATGTTCCAAGGCGTCGGCGGCGCCCTCCTCAACCTGGTCATCGCCGCGCTGATTGGCGCCGTCGCGGGGGCGATCGCGGCGTCGGTGTTCAAGAAGGGCGCCGCCGTCGACGAACTCGACGCCGTCTAG
- the groES gene encoding co-chaperone GroES, translated as MAASIKPLGDRVVVKPQDAETQTAGGLYIPDTAKEKPQRGTVLAVGPGKVENGTKVDMTVSENDTVLYGKYAGTEIQLDGEDVLIMRESDILGIVNG; from the coding sequence ATGGCAGCTTCCATCAAGCCGCTCGGCGACCGCGTCGTCGTCAAGCCCCAGGACGCCGAGACCCAGACGGCCGGCGGCCTCTACATCCCTGACACCGCCAAGGAGAAGCCCCAGCGCGGGACCGTCCTGGCCGTCGGCCCGGGCAAGGTCGAGAACGGGACGAAGGTCGACATGACCGTCTCCGAGAACGACACCGTCCTTTACGGCAAGTACGCCGGGACCGAGATCCAGCTCGACGGCGAGGACGTCCTCATCATGCGCGAGTCCGACATCCTCGGCATCGTCAACGGCTAG
- the groL gene encoding chaperonin GroEL (60 kDa chaperone family; promotes refolding of misfolded polypeptides especially under stressful conditions; forms two stacked rings of heptamers to form a barrel-shaped 14mer; ends can be capped by GroES; misfolded proteins enter the barrel where they are refolded when GroES binds) codes for MAKQITFDADARNQLKEGVDALANAVKVTLGPKGRNVIIEKKFGAPTVTKDGVTVAKEIELEDKIANVGAQMVKEVASKTSDVAGDGTTTATVLAQAIMNQGLRSVNSGANPMDLKRGIDKAVTAVVEELKGLSREVGGKDEIAQVGTISANSDEEIGNLIAEAMEKVGKDGVITVEEAKGTDTSLETVEGMQFDRGYLSPYFVTDPDAMEVVLEDALVLIHDKKISAMKDLLPVLEKVAQMGKPLLLVAEDIDGEALATLVVNKLRGTLRVAAVKAPGFGDRRKAMLGDIATLTGGTLLSEEMGYKLENATLDSLGSVQRVVITKDNTTLVDGAGTQEDISGRIGQIRSQIENTTSDYDREKLQERLAKLSGGVAVLKIGAATEPEMKEKKARVEDALHATRAAVEEGIVPGGGVALVRAISALDDFQVENEDQQIGVKIVRRALEEPLRQIVNNAGLEGSVVVQKVKDGEADFGFNARTEEYGNLLSMGVVDPTKVTRTALENAASVAGLLLTTQTVVVDKPEQEPAMPAGGGMGGMGGGMDF; via the coding sequence ATGGCTAAGCAGATCACATTCGACGCGGACGCCCGGAACCAGCTGAAGGAGGGCGTCGACGCGCTCGCCAACGCCGTCAAGGTGACGCTGGGACCCAAGGGCCGCAACGTCATCATCGAGAAGAAGTTCGGCGCCCCGACTGTCACCAAGGACGGCGTGACCGTCGCCAAGGAGATCGAGCTCGAGGACAAGATTGCCAACGTCGGCGCGCAGATGGTCAAGGAGGTCGCCTCCAAGACCTCCGACGTCGCCGGTGACGGGACGACGACCGCCACGGTCCTCGCCCAGGCGATCATGAACCAGGGCCTCCGCTCGGTCAACTCGGGCGCAAACCCGATGGACCTCAAGCGCGGCATCGACAAGGCCGTCACCGCCGTCGTCGAGGAGCTCAAGGGCCTCTCGCGCGAGGTCGGCGGCAAGGACGAGATCGCCCAGGTCGGCACCATCTCCGCCAACAGCGACGAGGAGATCGGCAACCTCATCGCGGAGGCGATGGAGAAGGTCGGCAAGGACGGCGTCATCACGGTCGAGGAGGCCAAGGGCACCGACACCTCCCTCGAGACCGTCGAGGGCATGCAGTTCGACCGCGGCTACCTCAGCCCGTACTTCGTGACCGACCCGGACGCGATGGAGGTCGTGCTCGAGGACGCGCTCGTCCTCATCCACGACAAGAAGATCTCGGCGATGAAGGACCTCCTCCCGGTCCTCGAGAAGGTCGCCCAGATGGGCAAGCCGCTCCTCCTCGTCGCCGAGGACATCGACGGCGAGGCCCTCGCGACGCTCGTCGTGAACAAGCTCCGCGGGACACTCCGCGTGGCCGCCGTCAAGGCCCCGGGCTTCGGCGACCGCCGGAAGGCCATGCTCGGCGACATCGCGACGCTCACGGGCGGCACGCTCCTCTCCGAGGAGATGGGCTACAAGCTCGAGAACGCGACGCTCGACAGCCTCGGCAGCGTCCAGCGCGTCGTCATCACGAAGGACAACACGACGCTCGTCGACGGCGCCGGCACGCAGGAGGACATCTCGGGCCGGATCGGCCAGATCCGCAGCCAGATCGAGAACACGACCTCGGACTACGACCGCGAGAAGCTCCAGGAGCGGCTCGCCAAGCTGTCCGGCGGCGTGGCCGTCCTGAAGATCGGCGCCGCTACGGAGCCGGAGATGAAGGAAAAGAAGGCCCGCGTCGAGGACGCGCTCCACGCGACCCGCGCGGCCGTCGAGGAGGGCATCGTCCCCGGCGGCGGCGTCGCCCTCGTGCGCGCCATCTCGGCCCTCGACGACTTCCAGGTCGAGAACGAGGACCAGCAGATCGGCGTCAAGATCGTGCGTCGCGCGCTCGAGGAGCCGCTCCGCCAGATCGTCAACAACGCCGGCCTCGAGGGCTCGGTCGTGGTCCAGAAGGTCAAGGATGGCGAGGCCGACTTCGGCTTCAACGCCCGGACCGAGGAGTACGGCAACCTCCTGAGCATGGGCGTCGTCGACCCGACGAAGGTCACCCGCACCGCGCTCGAGAACGCCGCTTCGGTGGCCGGCCTGCTCCTCACGACCCAGACGGTCGTTGTGGACAAGCCCGAGCAGGAGCCGGCGATGCCCGCCGGCGGCGGGATGGGCGGCATGGGCGGCGGCATGGACTTCTAG
- a CDS encoding NRDE family protein — translation MCLVAFALDVHPQHRLVLIGNRDEAFARPAAPLAWWNDAPGVLAGRDLEAGGTWLGVTDTGRWGVLTNVRDPHHPRPSTRSRGALVADFLRLDGTARSYAEAVHAERDTYDGFNLVVGDPDSVHVVSTRHDEMLELERGVYGISNDRLDTPWPKVVRARQRLRDALRSDPVDPADLLPILDDREPAPDDALPDTGVGLEWERRLSPVRIVADGYGTRVSTALALDRDGGGRVVERTWLPDGSAGTTTEAEVTPPAAT, via the coding sequence GTGTGCCTCGTCGCCTTCGCCCTCGACGTCCATCCCCAGCACCGGCTGGTGCTCATCGGGAATCGTGACGAGGCGTTCGCGCGGCCCGCCGCTCCGCTCGCATGGTGGAACGACGCTCCCGGCGTCCTCGCCGGCCGGGACCTCGAGGCCGGCGGCACGTGGCTCGGCGTGACGGATACGGGCCGGTGGGGCGTGTTGACGAACGTCCGCGACCCGCATCATCCGCGGCCGAGCACGCGGTCGCGCGGCGCCCTCGTCGCCGACTTCCTCCGCCTCGACGGCACTGCCCGCAGCTACGCCGAGGCGGTGCACGCGGAGCGCGACACGTACGACGGCTTCAACCTCGTCGTCGGCGATCCCGACTCGGTCCACGTGGTCTCGACGCGGCACGACGAAATGTTGGAGCTGGAACGGGGGGTCTACGGGATCTCGAACGACCGGCTCGACACGCCGTGGCCGAAGGTCGTCCGAGCCCGTCAGCGGCTCCGCGACGCGCTCCGGTCCGACCCGGTCGATCCGGCTGACCTGCTGCCGATCCTCGACGACCGCGAACCCGCCCCGGACGACGCCCTGCCGGACACCGGGGTCGGGCTCGAGTGGGAGCGCCGCCTCTCCCCCGTCCGCATTGTCGCCGACGGGTACGGGACGCGCGTCTCGACGGCGCTCGCGCTCGACCGCGACGGCGGCGGGCGCGTGGTCGAGCGGACGTGGCTTCCCGACGGCTCAGCCGGCACGACCACCGAGGCGGAGGTCACGCCACCGGCAGCGACCTGA
- the rsmB gene encoding 16S rRNA (cytosine(967)-C(5))-methyltransferase RsmB → MADPTARVLAVQRLLRVEAEGAHVARLADGAHPPDVSRRAVDYVSGVTRQKRWLDFLIAEFYRGDVEGLDPELRQILRIGTYELIEREVAPHAAVNEAVETAKALLHRGAAGLTNGVLRALDRAHRAGALPDPDTGDLANDLAVRYSHPTWPVRRWLDRWGEEATRAFLAASNEPGHFTLRVTGGAEAVPGVIRELADLGVEAEPSEWTDDFLAVDRLQPILRSGLLDEGTVAVQDVAAGLVVHVLDPQPEERILDAAAAPGGKAVYAALRMHDRGEVAALDVSEAKVGLIAGAARRHGLSIVRPVKADLTTWESDARFDRVLLDAPCSGSGVLAKRADLRWRRSPEGLDELAELQDALLDAAARHVRPGGLLVYSTCSVEAEENDDRVAAFLSRRNEFRLESVEGLVPDALVDDVLYRALPHVHGTDGAFAARLRRSPD, encoded by the coding sequence ATGGCCGACCCCACCGCTCGTGTCCTCGCCGTCCAGCGCCTCCTCCGCGTCGAGGCCGAAGGCGCCCACGTCGCCCGTCTCGCCGACGGCGCGCACCCGCCCGACGTCTCGCGCCGCGCGGTCGACTACGTCTCGGGCGTCACGCGGCAGAAGCGGTGGCTCGACTTTCTGATCGCGGAGTTCTACCGCGGAGACGTGGAGGGACTGGACCCTGAGCTCCGGCAGATCCTTCGCATCGGCACGTATGAGTTGATCGAGCGGGAGGTCGCGCCGCACGCGGCCGTCAACGAAGCCGTCGAGACGGCGAAAGCGCTTCTGCACCGTGGCGCCGCCGGCTTGACGAACGGGGTCCTCCGGGCCCTCGACCGCGCCCACCGCGCCGGGGCGCTTCCCGACCCCGACACGGGCGACCTCGCGAACGACCTCGCCGTCCGGTATTCCCACCCGACGTGGCCGGTCCGCCGCTGGCTCGACCGCTGGGGCGAAGAGGCCACGCGCGCCTTCCTCGCTGCGAGCAACGAGCCAGGGCACTTCACCCTCCGGGTCACGGGGGGCGCTGAGGCGGTGCCGGGCGTCATCCGTGAGTTGGCCGACCTCGGTGTCGAGGCGGAGCCGTCCGAATGGACCGACGACTTCCTGGCCGTCGACCGGCTCCAGCCGATCCTCCGGTCCGGTCTCCTGGACGAGGGAACGGTCGCGGTGCAGGACGTCGCGGCCGGGCTCGTGGTCCACGTGCTCGACCCGCAGCCCGAGGAGAGGATCCTCGATGCGGCCGCCGCGCCCGGAGGCAAGGCCGTGTACGCCGCGCTGCGGATGCACGACCGCGGAGAGGTCGCCGCGCTCGACGTCAGCGAAGCGAAGGTCGGGCTGATCGCAGGGGCCGCCCGTCGGCACGGGCTGTCCATCGTTCGCCCCGTCAAGGCCGACTTGACGACGTGGGAGAGCGACGCCCGCTTCGACCGGGTGCTCCTCGACGCGCCGTGCTCCGGCTCGGGCGTCCTGGCCAAGCGAGCGGACCTCCGCTGGCGGCGGAGCCCGGAGGGGCTGGACGAGCTCGCCGAGCTCCAGGACGCGCTCCTCGACGCAGCCGCTCGCCACGTTCGCCCGGGCGGGCTGCTCGTCTACTCGACCTGCTCCGTCGAGGCCGAGGAGAACGACGACCGGGTCGCGGCTTTTCTGAGTCGGCGAAACGAGTTCCGGCTCGAATCCGTCGAGGGCCTCGTGCCGGACGCCCTCGTGGACGACGTCCTCTACCGCGCGCTGCCGCACGTCCATGGGACCGACGGCGCGTTCGCCGCCCGCCTCCGCCGATCCCCCGACTGA
- a CDS encoding DUF2085 domain-containing protein, giving the protein MARPARLSVGWSVALGAVGTLAVLAVLPPVLGGEPGALVRGAFSTVCHQLPHRSPHLAGEAIALCHRCSGILLGLLAGLALAPLVGPRLLRRIQRSGQIGWLILAGVPTAVDWALGALGLWANTPASRTLTGVLFGVVAGGILAANLLTPRVPRSLSPSLTT; this is encoded by the coding sequence ATGGCACGTCCCGCTCGGCTCTCCGTCGGCTGGTCGGTCGCGCTCGGCGCGGTCGGTACGCTCGCCGTGCTCGCCGTGCTCCCGCCCGTCCTCGGCGGCGAGCCGGGGGCCCTCGTCCGCGGGGCGTTCTCGACCGTCTGTCACCAGTTGCCGCACCGCTCTCCGCACCTGGCTGGGGAGGCGATCGCCCTCTGCCACCGGTGTTCGGGCATTTTGCTCGGCCTCCTCGCCGGGCTCGCGCTCGCACCCCTCGTCGGCCCCCGACTCCTCCGCCGGATCCAGCGCTCGGGCCAGATCGGCTGGCTGATTCTCGCCGGCGTCCCGACGGCCGTCGACTGGGCGCTCGGCGCGCTCGGCCTCTGGGCCAACACGCCCGCCTCGCGGACGCTGACGGGGGTCCTGTTCGGCGTCGTCGCCGGCGGCATCCTCGCGGCCAACCTGCTCACCCCGCGCGTGCCGCGCTCCCTCTCACCCTCGCTCACGACCTGA
- a CDS encoding CAP domain-containing protein, translated as MRWLTLLCLLTGCVLPTPEADRGARAPGRADDRPDLGGLADEVHQEANAARRSSSEAPLRWSDALAAVARDHSRDMASRGYFDHVSPEGATAQDRALARGVDCRVDLRGGRSRVGVSENLYQGWRYGRVWTRQTADGATRTYEWLSANEIARQTVGGWLDSPGHRRNLLDRVSTAHGIGVAVDREDRIYVTQVLC; from the coding sequence ATGCGCTGGTTGACACTCCTCTGCCTCCTCACCGGCTGCGTCCTCCCGACGCCCGAGGCGGACCGTGGAGCCCGTGCACCGGGCCGAGCGGACGACCGGCCCGACCTCGGTGGCCTCGCGGACGAGGTCCATCAGGAGGCGAACGCGGCCCGCCGATCGAGCAGCGAGGCGCCGCTGCGGTGGTCCGACGCCCTCGCGGCCGTGGCCCGGGATCACAGCCGGGACATGGCGTCCCGCGGCTACTTCGACCACGTCTCGCCAGAGGGCGCCACCGCACAGGACCGGGCTCTGGCCCGGGGCGTCGACTGCCGAGTCGATCTACGCGGCGGGCGGTCCCGGGTCGGGGTGTCTGAGAACCTGTACCAGGGCTGGCGTTACGGCCGGGTCTGGACTCGCCAGACGGCCGACGGCGCGACGCGCACCTACGAGTGGCTGTCCGCCAACGAGATCGCCCGCCAGACCGTCGGCGGGTGGCTCGACAGCCCGGGCCACCGTCGCAATCTCCTCGACCGCGTCTCGACCGCCCACGGCATCGGCGTCGCCGTGGACCGCGAGGACCGCATCTACGTCACCCAGGTTTTATGCTGA
- the mutY gene encoding A/G-specific adenine glycosylase: MADDGLAEALREAARSPVRAAFREALPAWFDGARRPMPWREPGPDGRRDPYRVWVSEVMLQQTRVETATPYFRRFTERFPTVRDLAEAGQDEVLKLWEGLGYYSRARNLHRAAQQVVADHDGEVPSDEEAFRALPGAGPYTAAAVLSLAFDTPLAVLDGNVIRVLTRVFAIDADARSGRTRRQLQDLADVLLDPAHPGRWNESVMELGATVCTPRSPACPRCPLNDVCQAYARGAPEAFPVVSKRAPVPHHTIAVGLVIDDASRVLIQRRPEDAMLGGLWEFPGGKVEDGETPGEACVRELREELAVEVEVSAPIARVEHAYSHFRITMHAFRCRLVSGEPASETGEPIAWVPIDALDDYAFPRANRRVIEALIEEARAPRLL, encoded by the coding sequence ATGGCCGACGACGGCCTCGCCGAGGCTCTCCGCGAGGCGGCCCGCTCCCCGGTGCGGGCCGCGTTCCGCGAGGCGTTGCCGGCGTGGTTCGACGGCGCCCGCCGCCCGATGCCCTGGCGTGAGCCCGGGCCCGACGGCCGTCGCGACCCGTACCGCGTCTGGGTCTCGGAGGTGATGCTCCAGCAGACGCGCGTCGAGACGGCCACGCCGTACTTCCGCCGCTTCACCGAGCGCTTCCCGACCGTCCGCGACCTCGCCGAGGCGGGCCAGGACGAGGTGCTGAAGCTCTGGGAAGGGCTGGGCTACTACAGCCGCGCCCGAAACCTCCACCGCGCCGCCCAGCAGGTCGTCGCCGACCACGACGGCGAGGTCCCGTCGGACGAGGAGGCGTTCCGGGCGCTGCCCGGCGCCGGCCCGTACACGGCCGCCGCCGTCCTCTCGCTCGCCTTCGACACGCCGCTCGCGGTCCTCGACGGCAACGTGATCCGCGTGCTCACGCGCGTCTTCGCCATCGACGCCGACGCGCGGTCCGGCCGCACGCGCCGCCAGTTGCAGGACCTGGCCGACGTGCTCCTCGACCCGGCCCATCCCGGACGGTGGAACGAGAGTGTCATGGAACTAGGCGCGACGGTGTGCACTCCGCGATCCCCGGCCTGCCCACGGTGCCCGCTCAACGACGTCTGCCAAGCCTACGCCCGGGGGGCCCCGGAGGCCTTCCCGGTCGTCTCGAAACGGGCGCCCGTGCCCCATCACACGATCGCGGTCGGGCTCGTCATCGACGACGCGAGCCGCGTCCTCATCCAGCGGCGCCCCGAAGACGCGATGCTCGGCGGGCTGTGGGAGTTTCCCGGCGGGAAGGTCGAAGACGGCGAGACGCCCGGCGAGGCGTGCGTACGCGAGCTCCGCGAAGAACTGGCGGTCGAGGTCGAGGTCAGCGCGCCGATCGCCCGTGTTGAGCACGCGTATTCCCACTTCCGCATCACGATGCACGCGTTCCGGTGCCGGCTCGTGTCGGGGGAGCCCGCGTCCGAGACCGGCGAGCCCATCGCGTGGGTGCCCATTGACGCGCTCGACGACTACGCCTTCCCTCGTGCCAACCGCCGCGTCATCGAGGCGCTGATTGAAGAGGCCCGCGCCCCGCGGCTCCTGTAG
- a CDS encoding COX15/CtaA family protein gives MLNVSSRTVSRVAWGVLGYTVLVILWGAFVRASGSGAGCGDHWPLCNGEVVPTAPTMNTIVEFGHRITSALAGIAALGLVAVVFRGTAKGSPVRKAAVASLVFMITEGAIGAGLVLFEYVAYNPSIGRAVWMAAHLTNTFFLLGALTLTAWWSEGADTPRLGMRAEAGWVGAALLAVLVLGAGGAITALGDTLVLGGGLDPETDPIVAAILGARVFHPTMAFVALAILGAAVFATRTGARPTTLGMTILGVFLGQMALGALNVALMAPIWLQIVHLLITDLIWIAMIVWASETLAAPALEPVESAAVAA, from the coding sequence ATGCTGAACGTCTCCTCCCGTACCGTCTCTCGCGTCGCCTGGGGTGTGCTCGGGTACACCGTCCTGGTGATCCTCTGGGGCGCGTTCGTGCGTGCGTCGGGCTCCGGCGCCGGCTGCGGCGACCACTGGCCGCTGTGCAACGGCGAGGTCGTCCCGACGGCACCGACGATGAACACGATCGTCGAGTTCGGGCACCGGATCACGAGCGCTCTGGCTGGGATTGCCGCCCTCGGGCTCGTCGCCGTCGTGTTTCGAGGCACCGCGAAGGGGTCGCCGGTCCGGAAGGCGGCCGTCGCGTCGCTCGTGTTCATGATCACGGAGGGCGCCATCGGGGCCGGTCTCGTCCTGTTCGAGTACGTCGCCTACAACCCATCGATCGGCCGGGCGGTGTGGATGGCGGCACACCTCACGAACACCTTCTTCCTCCTCGGCGCGCTCACGCTCACCGCGTGGTGGTCGGAAGGCGCCGACACGCCCCGCCTCGGAATGCGCGCCGAGGCGGGCTGGGTCGGAGCCGCGCTGCTAGCCGTACTCGTGCTCGGGGCTGGCGGGGCGATCACGGCGCTCGGCGACACCCTCGTGCTCGGCGGTGGCCTCGACCCCGAGACCGACCCGATCGTCGCAGCCATCCTCGGCGCGCGCGTGTTCCACCCGACGATGGCGTTCGTCGCCCTCGCGATCCTCGGCGCTGCCGTGTTCGCGACGCGGACCGGCGCCCGACCCACGACCCTGGGCATGACGATCCTCGGCGTGTTCCTCGGCCAGATGGCCCTGGGCGCCCTCAACGTGGCGCTGATGGCGCCGATCTGGCTCCAGATCGTCCACCTGCTGATCACCGACCTGATCTGGATCGCCATGATCGTTTGGGCCTCCGAGACGCTGGCGGCCCCCGCTTTGGAGCCGGTCGAGTCGGCTGCCGTCGCCGCCTGA
- a CDS encoding BamA/TamA family outer membrane protein yields MAASASAQSWTVSFPDSTVSRAAPTADALVDSLAADGYLLARLDSARSDTAFVTPGLPAIVRSLEVVGGAGVDEPARGWRTREGNRFRARDLESDLAKTADRFARLGYADARLVPEVAVADAGRSVDVTIRIDAGPEAPVVGVELAGAASPARAFASRQAGVTEPTPPSRLRPADVRARLEASGLYTEVGDPVLARDASGDLVLQVPVVEAPPGAFDVVLGYLPPNGGAPGGLVGSGRVDLRNLFGGGRAASVSLERTPGLASAFAAAVSDPFVLGSPLGAGLSFEGTSRDSTLSRQRLAVDLQYALDPSLALVATVAGESVRPGVFGAQLVEGRPRVRRTDDVLVGVGIVYARLDRPRNPRRGLALDVLAEQGRRGGEIVESAPGSRRRLTVRSRWFAPTFARQALVLGADATVTQQQPGLDGLVDEGDLVRLGGAASFRGYDEDAFLARSYVRGLAEYRLLLDDVSFAFAFVDAGGFDRPAVPGFAAERRGLVGYGAGLRLATGLGVATVSYALNPDLGPSRGKVHVGLQVGL; encoded by the coding sequence GTGGCCGCCTCCGCCTCGGCCCAGTCGTGGACCGTCTCGTTCCCCGACTCGACCGTGTCGCGCGCGGCGCCCACGGCCGACGCCCTCGTCGACTCGCTCGCCGCGGACGGCTATCTGCTGGCCCGCCTCGACTCGGCGCGCTCGGACACGGCGTTTGTCACGCCCGGTCTGCCCGCGATCGTCCGGTCCCTCGAGGTCGTGGGCGGGGCGGGCGTCGACGAACCCGCCCGGGGCTGGCGGACGCGTGAGGGGAATCGGTTTCGAGCGCGGGACCTCGAATCGGATCTGGCCAAGACGGCGGACCGGTTCGCTCGGCTCGGGTATGCGGACGCCCGGCTCGTCCCCGAGGTGGCGGTCGCGGACGCGGGTCGATCCGTCGACGTCACGATTCGGATCGACGCGGGTCCGGAGGCTCCCGTCGTCGGGGTCGAACTGGCGGGAGCGGCGTCGCCGGCGCGGGCGTTCGCGTCGCGTCAGGCCGGCGTGACGGAGCCGACGCCGCCCTCACGCCTCCGCCCGGCCGACGTGCGGGCTCGGCTCGAGGCGTCCGGCCTCTACACCGAGGTGGGCGACCCCGTCCTCGCGCGCGACGCGTCCGGGGACCTCGTGCTGCAGGTGCCCGTCGTCGAGGCCCCGCCGGGCGCGTTCGACGTCGTGCTCGGCTACCTCCCACCGAACGGCGGCGCGCCGGGCGGGCTCGTCGGGAGCGGTCGGGTGGATCTGCGCAATCTGTTCGGCGGAGGACGAGCGGCGTCCGTGTCGCTGGAGCGCACGCCGGGCCTCGCGTCGGCGTTCGCAGCTGCCGTGTCGGATCCGTTCGTGCTCGGGAGCCCGCTCGGCGCGGGGCTCTCATTCGAAGGGACGTCGCGCGACTCGACCCTCTCCCGCCAGCGGCTGGCGGTGGACCTACAATACGCACTCGACCCGTCGCTCGCGCTCGTGGCGACGGTGGCCGGAGAGTCCGTCCGCCCCGGCGTGTTCGGCGCGCAGCTGGTCGAGGGGCGGCCCCGTGTGCGGCGGACGGACGACGTGCTTGTGGGCGTGGGGATCGTGTACGCGCGGCTCGACCGGCCGCGGAACCCGCGCCGCGGCCTGGCCCTCGACGTGCTCGCGGAGCAGGGCCGTCGCGGCGGCGAGATCGTTGAGTCGGCGCCTGGGAGTCGCCGCCGCCTGACCGTCCGCTCCCGGTGGTTCGCCCCGACGTTCGCCCGGCAAGCCCTCGTCCTCGGCGCCGACGCGACCGTGACGCAGCAGCAGCCCGGCCTGGACGGGCTCGTGGACGAGGGCGACCTCGTCCGCCTCGGCGGCGCGGCCTCCTTCCGCGGCTACGACGAAGACGCGTTCCTCGCCCGCTCGTACGTCCGCGGCCTCGCGGAATATCGGCTCCTGCTGGACGACGTCTCGTTCGCGTTCGCATTCGTCGACGCCGGCGGCTTCGACCGCCCGGCCGTGCCGGGATTCGCGGCCGAACGGCGTGGTCTCGTCGGCTACGGTGCGGGCCTGAGGCTCGCGACCGGCCTCGGTGTGGCGACCGTGAGCTACGCGCTCAACCCGGACCTCGGGCCGTCGCGCGGCAAGGTCCACGTCGGGCTGCAGGTCGGACTTTGA